In the genome of Thermus antranikianii DSM 12462, the window GAAGATCCGCCTTTACCCGGTGGGTAACGGGGCTCCCGCCCGGGAAAACCTGGTGCGGGCCAGGGTGGAGGAGATCGTCTACACGGGAGCGGAGAACCAGTACTACCTGCGGGCGGGGGAGGTGCGGCTTTTGGCCTATACCCTGAACCAGGACCTGCAGGAGCCTGGGGCCGAGGAGTTCGCCTACGGGGAGGAGGTGTTCTGCTACCTTCCCCCGGAGAACCTGGTGGTGGTCCATGAATGAGGCGGCTACTCCCTGGCAGCGCGCCTTCCGGGTCCTGGTTACCGTGGGCCCTGGGGGCCTTTGGCTTTTGGTCTTCGTCCTTCTTCCTACCCTTCTGGTGCTTCTGGCCTCCCTCCTCACCCGGGGGCCTTATGGGGAGCTCACCGGGCCCTGGGGCTTCCACAACTACGCCAAGCTCCTCCACCCCGTTTACCTCGAGGCCTTCGCCCAAAGCCTTCTCGTGGGGGTCCTGGCCACCCTGATCTCCGCTTTGCTGGGTTATCCCCTGGCCTTCTACATCGCCCGCCATCCCCGGCGGGACCTCCTCCTTTTCCTTCTCCTCCTTCCCTTTCTCACCAACTTCCTCATCCGGGTCTACGCCTGGCTGGTGCTGTTGCAACGGGAAGGCCTGGTGAACGCCTTTCTTGGGGCCTTCGGCCTGGGGCCCTTGGTCCTTTATCCCTCCTTCCTCGCCGTGCTCTTGGCCACGGTGTACACCTTCCTGCCCTTT includes:
- a CDS encoding ABC transporter permease, producing the protein MNEAATPWQRAFRVLVTVGPGGLWLLVFVLLPTLLVLLASLLTRGPYGELTGPWGFHNYAKLLHPVYLEAFAQSLLVGVLATLISALLGYPLAFYIARHPRRDLLLFLLLLPFLTNFLIRVYAWLVLLQREGLVNAFLGAFGLGPLVLYPSFLAVLLATVYTFLPFFVLPVYASVERLDWQLLEAAYDLGARPVKAFLHAVLPQTYPGLFAGSVLVFIPAMGTFVVADLLGAGRVVLIGNLIQQQFGITRDWAFGAALSVFLMGFVLLSLYLYARLQGERGLGHGRSPYLEDLV